In Peromyscus maniculatus bairdii isolate BWxNUB_F1_BW_parent chromosome 9, HU_Pman_BW_mat_3.1, whole genome shotgun sequence, one genomic interval encodes:
- the Akap11 gene encoding A-kinase anchor protein 11 isoform X3, with translation MAAFQPFRNSYIKNKASVRKSFSEDVFQSVKSLLQSEKELCSVSGGECLNQDEHSHLTEVTFLGFNEETDAAHIQDLASVSLELPDLLNSLHFCSLSENEIICMKDISKSPDVSNSPLNQSHHSGMLCVMRVSPTLPGLRIDFIFSLLSKYAAGIRHTLDTHLHQKHRLETTDEDDDDDTNQSVSSIEDDFVTAFEQLEEEESTKLYNDEINIATLRSRCDAASQTTSGHHLETHDFKVLVSYGPQKSLAKPSSSVHVLGCKETSSVKTSVTTSVSEPWTQRSLYRSPSASDKGRDTQEILFPSSPAHSSESECSSPSPVIFLDEEGYQKSLKAKLELPEIPVTKDDVEDSDSEVSEFFDSFDQFDEQFDELEQTLETSCSFVKDPGIGKSSQKIGHKHEKSCMNPQKFKFERPALPANVRKPTPLKPESPYGHLCDAPDSPRPVMASEDSGLFSPIRASAFSPPGSCTPAECFCQTDIGRNRINENQDPIYCTYEDYANNLSCEVLGSVLHTQCANAMSDINSIKRGENYTVAFKHGNSDQKNKCKNKSSMITDSVQKFAADLVGKSFGSAFKDLQKGVSSCTNALCHLAVKLTSSVFQMAFNELRRQCAFSLKERAIGSLASLLVSEALSNALKDLQYVKKQMFTNTVARFAADLAEELVFEGIMEVCQFSCPPTPASQHCPSFDFEDKVVKSYAKDLSESVIQEAFIELSQSDVTFTTEAAANISMGNVKYVSAESVVPPTQTCTFSSSLSSQAIMMTKPVQEHKKEYTVQQALFCTSGIVTSIPVPLAGSALLPYHISSTLYQSKSHPSSEHCKANGGSTPEHITTESREEEVDCLSNSLLPSVLSPCNQYDFKPTNGETDIQSPSELTSGPVIISNFSAAMVHTIVNETLESMTTFKATKTVDAQGDYLIKTKGKACPLSLCDHAAPQQSKASSKDMFAEQLSKSIIKHSLDKSKSMLPNIDNKTGSKECVPVLGEESQLILEESPKFLDFADHLPHCSLLVGKHCVPECKASVGLGFSSETLPPCPVMTSQKSDLKELVKDKPVKRHTLTNTALEPLSFGQESSFRHSHALSSAVLTCADGLHVEDKQKIRDKNVIPDTPPSTPLVPSQTSSEWDIKKLTKKLKGELAKEFAPATPPSTPHNSSVGSLSENEQNTIEKEEFMLKLMRSLSEEVESSEGEEHPEMDVKSEYSGKKVQFAEALATHIISLATEMAASHLDHEVTREAKVQTPHLNVRSQRSVLPASLNHSEENMQTCSFASDMAADVIAEAENIAKATCCMLFRQERNSCHVDAGRDKAEEKLGVENVAHPREVDQFVLSLPSCTPGLTCRYPSCESVTDEYAGHVIQVLKQEGGNGELIMDQYASRLAYRSVKSGVQEAAKTVKLKCSSKMFPLHKSSVKINKELLMSSNKEHHQEVDKKRQRKRSGGHICKYQPCERTQDPCRNELSGLYSFSASLASIITRDVKKQLTAPTVDLPQSSTDSYLFEKATCIDRGEDITEPEFLKSHQPLQNHAFCQNTGILSGHGHGENAQAVEQYARKVVDDTLELSLGPTVSHIPETTTSADRLTYAEKLSPLMNGACRYCDLKELHGCGRSPSQPLLKQSVCVSAKPGSHSKLSSIHQKSRIFHLDVPQIHVNLDKRAVLAEKIVAEAIEKAERELSNTSLAADSGIGQDGISFAESLTTEIMTSAMTNAEHVVSSSKEVEDFQSTESFGSQQLNLSVGEDSTGSWSNLSFEDDHPDESSSFHHLSESDGPDDRDEDQEDDVEDLQQNGRTLLITNIDMELGAVDPQLRIILQWLVASEADVAELYFHDSSKKEFVLLSKQLQEKGWRVGDVLQAVLKYYEVLEKSSREERCKSLFDWLLENA, from the exons GTCACATTTCTGGGCTTTAATGAAGAAACAGATGCTGCTCATATACAG GATCTAGCTTCAGTTTCACTGGAACTTCCAGACCTTCTGAATTCGCTCCATTTCTGCAGTCTAAGtgaaaatgaaatcatttgtATGAAGGATATCAGTAAATCGCCAGATGTAAGCAATAGTCCTCTAAATCAG AGTCATCATTCTGGAATGCTTTGTGTCATGAGAGTGTCACCTACATTACCAGGACTCAGAATTGATTTTATCTTTAGTCTCCTAAGTAAATATGCTGCTGGTATAAGACACACCCTGGACACCCACTTGCATCAGAAGCATCGCCTTGAGACcactgatgaagatgatgatgatgatacgaACCAGTCTGTGTCTTCCATAGAGGATGACTTTGTCACTGCTTTCGAGCAgttagaggaggaggagagtacaAAGCTGTATAATGATG AAATAAATATTGCTACATTAAGGAGCCGGTGTGATGCTGCCTCTCAGACTACTTCTGGTCACCATTTAGAAACCCATGATTTTAAAGTGCTGGTCAGTTATGGACCACAGAAATCATTGGCTAAGCCTTCATCTTCAGTACATGTTCTGGGATGCAAAGAAACATCTTCCGTGAAAACATCGGTTACAACATCAGTTTCAGAGCCCTGGACCCAAAGGAGTCTCTACAGGTCACCCAGTGCTTCAGATAAAGGCAGGGACACACAGGAGatactctttccttcttctcctgccCACTCCTCAGAGTCTGAGTGCTCAAGCCCAAGTCCTGTAATTTTTTTGGATGAAGAGGGATACCAAAAAAGTTTAAAAGCAAAACTTGAGCTGCCTGAAATCCCTGTGACAAAAGATGATGTAGAGGATTCAGACTCGGAAGTGAGTGAGTTTTTTGATAGCTTTGATCAGTTTGATGAACAGTTTGATGAACTAGAACAAACTTTAGAGACTTCTTGTTCATTTGTGAAAGATCCTGGCATAGGGAAGTCATCTCAGAAGATAGGGCACAAACATGAAAAATCTTGCATGAATCCTCAAAAATTCAAGTTTGAGCGTCCAGCTCTTCCAGCTAATGTTCGAAAGCCAACTCCACTAAAACCTGAATCTCCATATGGTCACCTGTGTGATGCTCCAGATTCCCCTCGTCCAGTGATGGCGTCAGAAGACAGTGGCTTGTTCAGCCCTATTCGAGCCTCTGCTTTTAGTCCCCCTGGAAGCTGTACTCCTGCTGAATGTTTTTGCCAAACAGATATTGGTAGAAATAGGATTAATGAAAATCAGGATCCTATTTATTGCACTTATGAAGATTATGCAAATAATCTTTCATGTGAAGTACTAGGCTCAGTTCTTCATACTCAGTGTGCAAATGCAATGTCAGATATTAATAGTATTAAAAGGGGAGAAAATTATACTGTAGCTTTTAAACATGGAAAttctgatcaaaaaaataaatgtaaaaataaatcttcaatgATTACAGACAGCGTTCAGAAGTTTGCAGCAGATCTTGTAGGAAAAAGTTTTGGCAGTGCGTTTAAAGACTTACAGAAAGGAGTTTCTTCGTGTACCAATGCATTGTGCCACTTAGCTGTCAAATTGACATCGTCTGTTTTTCAGATGGCATTTAATGAACTTAGAAGGCAGTGTGCATTTTCACTGAAAGAACGAGCCATCGGTAGCCTGGCTAGTCTTTTGGTGAGTGAAGCCTTATCAAATGCCTTGAAAGATTTACAGTATGTGAAAAAGCAGATGTTTACAAACACAGTCGCTAGATTTGCTGCGGACCTTGCAGAAGAGCTTGTTTTTGAAGGCATCATGGAAGTGTGTCAGTTTTCATGTCCTCCAACACCTGCATCCCAGCACTGTCCGTCCTTTGACTTTGAAGACAAGGTCGTAAAGTCCTATGCCAAAGATTTGTCTGAATCTGTAATACAAGAAGCATTCATAGAGCTGTCACAGAGTGATGTGACCTTCACAACGGAGGCAGCAGCTAATATTTCTATGGGTAATGTCAAGTATGTGAGTGCAGAAAGTGTAGTGCCACCTACACAGACCTGCACATTTTCCTCATCCCTTAGCAGCCAAGCAATTATGATGACAAAACCAGTGCAGGAGCATAAGAAGGAGTACACAGTGCAACAGGCCTTGTTTTGTACTTCGGGAATTGTCACTTCCATACCAGTACCTTTGGCAGGCAGCGCCCTTCTCCCCTATCATATTTCATCGACTTTGTATCAGTCCAAGTCTCATCCGTCATCTGAGCATTGTAAAGCAAATGGTGGTTCTACCCCAGAGCACATCACCACGGAgagcagggaagaggaagtggattGTCTCAGCAATAGCCTTCTACCTTCAGTACTCAGTCCATGTAACCAGTATGACTTCAAACCAACCAACGGTGAAACTGACATACAGAGTCCTTCAGAATTAACTAGTGGCCCTGTGATTATTAGCAACTTCTCTGCAGCAATGGTACATACAATAGTCAATGAAACCTTAGAGTCCATGACAACCTTCAAAGCGACAAAAACTGTTGATGCACAGGGagattatttaattaaaacaaagggaaaagcCTGTCCTCTTTCCCTTTGTGACCACGCAGCACCCCAGCAGAGCAAAGCTAGCAGTAAGGACATGTTTGCTGAGCAGTTATCAAAGTCTATTATTAAACATTCCTTGGATAAAAGCAAATCAATGCTTCCAAATATAGATAACAAAACAGGTAGTAAGGAATGTGTGCCTGTTCTTGGGGAAGAATCACAATTGATCTTGGAGGAATCTCCCAAATTCCTTGACTTTGCAGATCACTTACCTCACTGTTCACTCTTGGTCGGAAAGCATTGTGTTCCAGAATGTAAAGCTTCTGTGGGTTTGGGATTTTCTTCAGAGACACTGCCACCTTGTCCAGTGATGACAAGTCAGAAATCTGACTTGAAAGAACTTGTGAAGGATAAACCAGTGAAAAGACATACTTTGACTAATACTGCACTTGAGCCCTTGTCTTTTGGGCAGGAAAGCTCTTTCCGTCACTCACATGCGTTATCATCTGCAGTGCTTACCTGTGCAGATGGTTTACATGTGGAAGATAAACAGAAAATCAGAGACAAAAATGTAATACCTGATACTCCTCCATCAACTCCTTTAGTACCCTCCCAGACTAGTTCTGAATGGGACATCAAAAAGTTAACTAAAAAGCTCAAGGGGGAGTTAGCCAAAGAATTTGCACCTGCAACACCCCCTTCTACACCTCACAACTCCTCTGTTGGTAGTTTGTCAGAGAACGAACAAAATACTATAGAAAAGGAAGAGTTCATGTTGAAACTCATGCGATCTCTGTCAGAAGAAGTTGAAAGCAGTGAAGGTGAAGAGCACCCCGAAATGGATGTGAAGTCAGAGTACTCGGGGAAGAAGGTTCAGTTTGCAGAAGCATTAGCTACACACATCATTTCTCTTGCAACTGAAATGGCGGCCTCCCATTTAGATCATGAAGTGACTCGAGAAGCCAAGGTTCAAACCCCTCACTTAAATGTGCGGAGTCAAAGAAGTGTGCTGCCTGCTTCTTTAAACCACTCAGAGGAAAACATGCAGACATGCAGCTTTGCAAGTGACATGGCAGCTGATGTCATTGCAGAAGCTGAGAACATTGCAAAAGCTACATGTTGTATGCTTTTCAGGCAGGAGAGGAACAGTTGTCATGTTGATGCTGGCCGAGATAAAGCAGAAGAGAAGCTGGGTGTGGAGAATGTCGCACATCCAAGAGAAGTAGATCAGTTTGTTCTTTCATTACCAAGTTGTACGCCAGGTCTGACATGCAGGTATCCCAGTTGTGAAAGTGTGACAGATGAATATGCAGGTCATGTTATCCAAGTGCTGAAACAGGAAGGGGGCAATGGTGAGCTAATCATGGATCAGTATGCCAGTAGACTGGCCTATCGATCTGTGAAGTCCGGAGTGCAAGAAGCAGCTAAGACTGTAAAACTGAAGTGCAGTTCAAAAATGTTCCCTTTGCACAAGTCTTCtgtgaaaataaacaaagaactgtTGATGTCCTCAAATAAAGAGCATCACCAGGAAGTagataaaaaaagacaaagaaaaagaagtggcGGCCATATTTGCAAATACCAACCATGTGAAAGGACACAGGATCCATGTAGAAACGAACTTTCTGGACTGTACAGTTTTTCAGCCTCTCTTGCTAGCATCATAACAAGAGATGTTAAGAAACAGCTGACAGCACCTACAGTTGACTTGCCACAATCCTCAACAGATTCTTATCTTTTTGAAAAAGCTACATGTATTGACAGGGGTGAGGATATTACTGAACCAGAATTTTTGAAGTCTCATCAACCTTTGCAAAACCATGCATTCTGCCAGAATACAGGCATCTTAAGTGGACATGGTCATGGAGAGAATGCTCAAGCTGTAGAACAGTATGCTAGAAAAGTAGTGGATGACACTTTAGAGCTAAGTTTAGGACCTACAGTTTCCCACATTCCAGAGACCACAACATCAGCAGATAGACTCACTTATGCAGAAAAATTGTCACCACTCATGAATGGAGCTTGTAGATACTGTGACCTTAAGGAACTCCATGGTTGTGGCAGAAGTCCCTCTCAGCCCCTTTTAaagcagagtgtgtgtgtaagtgctaAGCCAGGCTCACATTCAAAACTTAGTAGCATTCATCAGAAATCGAGAATTTTTCATCTTGATGTGCCTCAGATTCATGTTAATCTTGATAAAAGGGCAGTGCTTGCAGAGAAGATAGTTGCTGAAGCTAttgaaaaagcagagagagagctgagcaATACCAGTCTGGCAGCTGATAGTGGAATCGGACAAGATGGCATTAGCTTTGCTGAGAGCCTTACCACGGAAATCATGACATCAGCTATGACAAATGCTGAGCATGTTGTTAGCAG TTCAAAAGAAGTAGAAGATTTTCAGTCCACTGAGTCATTTGGCAGCCAGCAGCTGAATCTCAGTGTTGGTGAGGACAGTACTGGTAGCTGGTCCAACTTAAGTTTCGAGGATGACCATCCAGATGAAAGCAGCAGTTTTCATCATCTCAGTGAAAG tgATGGACCAGATGATAGAGATGAAGATCAGGAGGATGATGTGGAAG ATTTACAGCAAAATGGAAGGACTCTACTAATTACAAACATTGACATGGAGCTGGGAGCAGTAGACCCTCAACTAAGGATTATTCTTCAGTGGCTCGTTGCCTCTGAGGCTGACGTTGCAGAACTTTATTTCCATGACTCTTCAAAGAAGGAGTTTGTATTA CTTTCAAAACAGTTACAAG
- the Akap11 gene encoding A-kinase anchor protein 11 isoform X6, producing the protein MRFLLPPTSCPPAYFLASLPEINIATLRSRCDAASQTTSGHHLETHDFKVLVSYGPQKSLAKPSSSVHVLGCKETSSVKTSVTTSVSEPWTQRSLYRSPSASDKGRDTQEILFPSSPAHSSESECSSPSPVIFLDEEGYQKSLKAKLELPEIPVTKDDVEDSDSEVSEFFDSFDQFDEQFDELEQTLETSCSFVKDPGIGKSSQKIGHKHEKSCMNPQKFKFERPALPANVRKPTPLKPESPYGHLCDAPDSPRPVMASEDSGLFSPIRASAFSPPGSCTPAECFCQTDIGRNRINENQDPIYCTYEDYANNLSCEVLGSVLHTQCANAMSDINSIKRGENYTVAFKHGNSDQKNKCKNKSSMITDSVQKFAADLVGKSFGSAFKDLQKGVSSCTNALCHLAVKLTSSVFQMAFNELRRQCAFSLKERAIGSLASLLVSEALSNALKDLQYVKKQMFTNTVARFAADLAEELVFEGIMEVCQFSCPPTPASQHCPSFDFEDKVVKSYAKDLSESVIQEAFIELSQSDVTFTTEAAANISMGNVKYVSAESVVPPTQTCTFSSSLSSQAIMMTKPVQEHKKEYTVQQALFCTSGIVTSIPVPLAGSALLPYHISSTLYQSKSHPSSEHCKANGGSTPEHITTESREEEVDCLSNSLLPSVLSPCNQYDFKPTNGETDIQSPSELTSGPVIISNFSAAMVHTIVNETLESMTTFKATKTVDAQGDYLIKTKGKACPLSLCDHAAPQQSKASSKDMFAEQLSKSIIKHSLDKSKSMLPNIDNKTGSKECVPVLGEESQLILEESPKFLDFADHLPHCSLLVGKHCVPECKASVGLGFSSETLPPCPVMTSQKSDLKELVKDKPVKRHTLTNTALEPLSFGQESSFRHSHALSSAVLTCADGLHVEDKQKIRDKNVIPDTPPSTPLVPSQTSSEWDIKKLTKKLKGELAKEFAPATPPSTPHNSSVGSLSENEQNTIEKEEFMLKLMRSLSEEVESSEGEEHPEMDVKSEYSGKKVQFAEALATHIISLATEMAASHLDHEVTREAKVQTPHLNVRSQRSVLPASLNHSEENMQTCSFASDMAADVIAEAENIAKATCCMLFRQERNSCHVDAGRDKAEEKLGVENVAHPREVDQFVLSLPSCTPGLTCRYPSCESVTDEYAGHVIQVLKQEGGNGELIMDQYASRLAYRSVKSGVQEAAKTVKLKCSSKMFPLHKSSVKINKELLMSSNKEHHQEVDKKRQRKRSGGHICKYQPCERTQDPCRNELSGLYSFSASLASIITRDVKKQLTAPTVDLPQSSTDSYLFEKATCIDRGEDITEPEFLKSHQPLQNHAFCQNTGILSGHGHGENAQAVEQYARKVVDDTLELSLGPTVSHIPETTTSADRLTYAEKLSPLMNGACRYCDLKELHGCGRSPSQPLLKQSVCVSAKPGSHSKLSSIHQKSRIFHLDVPQIHVNLDKRAVLAEKIVAEAIEKAERELSNTSLAADSGIGQDGISFAESLTTEIMTSAMTNAEHVVSSSKEVEDFQSTESFGSQQLNLSVGEDSTGSWSNLSFEDDHPDESSSFHHLSESNGNSSSWSSLGLEGDLYEDNLSFPTSDSDGPDDRDEDQEDDVEDLQQNGRTLLITNIDMELGAVDPQLRIILQWLVASEADVAELYFHDSSKKEFVLLSKQLQEKGWRVGDVLQAVLKYYEVLEKSSREERCKSLFDWLLENA; encoded by the exons ATGCGTTTCTTGcttccccccacctcctgccCACCGGCTTATTTCTTGGCTTCACTTCCAG AAATAAATATTGCTACATTAAGGAGCCGGTGTGATGCTGCCTCTCAGACTACTTCTGGTCACCATTTAGAAACCCATGATTTTAAAGTGCTGGTCAGTTATGGACCACAGAAATCATTGGCTAAGCCTTCATCTTCAGTACATGTTCTGGGATGCAAAGAAACATCTTCCGTGAAAACATCGGTTACAACATCAGTTTCAGAGCCCTGGACCCAAAGGAGTCTCTACAGGTCACCCAGTGCTTCAGATAAAGGCAGGGACACACAGGAGatactctttccttcttctcctgccCACTCCTCAGAGTCTGAGTGCTCAAGCCCAAGTCCTGTAATTTTTTTGGATGAAGAGGGATACCAAAAAAGTTTAAAAGCAAAACTTGAGCTGCCTGAAATCCCTGTGACAAAAGATGATGTAGAGGATTCAGACTCGGAAGTGAGTGAGTTTTTTGATAGCTTTGATCAGTTTGATGAACAGTTTGATGAACTAGAACAAACTTTAGAGACTTCTTGTTCATTTGTGAAAGATCCTGGCATAGGGAAGTCATCTCAGAAGATAGGGCACAAACATGAAAAATCTTGCATGAATCCTCAAAAATTCAAGTTTGAGCGTCCAGCTCTTCCAGCTAATGTTCGAAAGCCAACTCCACTAAAACCTGAATCTCCATATGGTCACCTGTGTGATGCTCCAGATTCCCCTCGTCCAGTGATGGCGTCAGAAGACAGTGGCTTGTTCAGCCCTATTCGAGCCTCTGCTTTTAGTCCCCCTGGAAGCTGTACTCCTGCTGAATGTTTTTGCCAAACAGATATTGGTAGAAATAGGATTAATGAAAATCAGGATCCTATTTATTGCACTTATGAAGATTATGCAAATAATCTTTCATGTGAAGTACTAGGCTCAGTTCTTCATACTCAGTGTGCAAATGCAATGTCAGATATTAATAGTATTAAAAGGGGAGAAAATTATACTGTAGCTTTTAAACATGGAAAttctgatcaaaaaaataaatgtaaaaataaatcttcaatgATTACAGACAGCGTTCAGAAGTTTGCAGCAGATCTTGTAGGAAAAAGTTTTGGCAGTGCGTTTAAAGACTTACAGAAAGGAGTTTCTTCGTGTACCAATGCATTGTGCCACTTAGCTGTCAAATTGACATCGTCTGTTTTTCAGATGGCATTTAATGAACTTAGAAGGCAGTGTGCATTTTCACTGAAAGAACGAGCCATCGGTAGCCTGGCTAGTCTTTTGGTGAGTGAAGCCTTATCAAATGCCTTGAAAGATTTACAGTATGTGAAAAAGCAGATGTTTACAAACACAGTCGCTAGATTTGCTGCGGACCTTGCAGAAGAGCTTGTTTTTGAAGGCATCATGGAAGTGTGTCAGTTTTCATGTCCTCCAACACCTGCATCCCAGCACTGTCCGTCCTTTGACTTTGAAGACAAGGTCGTAAAGTCCTATGCCAAAGATTTGTCTGAATCTGTAATACAAGAAGCATTCATAGAGCTGTCACAGAGTGATGTGACCTTCACAACGGAGGCAGCAGCTAATATTTCTATGGGTAATGTCAAGTATGTGAGTGCAGAAAGTGTAGTGCCACCTACACAGACCTGCACATTTTCCTCATCCCTTAGCAGCCAAGCAATTATGATGACAAAACCAGTGCAGGAGCATAAGAAGGAGTACACAGTGCAACAGGCCTTGTTTTGTACTTCGGGAATTGTCACTTCCATACCAGTACCTTTGGCAGGCAGCGCCCTTCTCCCCTATCATATTTCATCGACTTTGTATCAGTCCAAGTCTCATCCGTCATCTGAGCATTGTAAAGCAAATGGTGGTTCTACCCCAGAGCACATCACCACGGAgagcagggaagaggaagtggattGTCTCAGCAATAGCCTTCTACCTTCAGTACTCAGTCCATGTAACCAGTATGACTTCAAACCAACCAACGGTGAAACTGACATACAGAGTCCTTCAGAATTAACTAGTGGCCCTGTGATTATTAGCAACTTCTCTGCAGCAATGGTACATACAATAGTCAATGAAACCTTAGAGTCCATGACAACCTTCAAAGCGACAAAAACTGTTGATGCACAGGGagattatttaattaaaacaaagggaaaagcCTGTCCTCTTTCCCTTTGTGACCACGCAGCACCCCAGCAGAGCAAAGCTAGCAGTAAGGACATGTTTGCTGAGCAGTTATCAAAGTCTATTATTAAACATTCCTTGGATAAAAGCAAATCAATGCTTCCAAATATAGATAACAAAACAGGTAGTAAGGAATGTGTGCCTGTTCTTGGGGAAGAATCACAATTGATCTTGGAGGAATCTCCCAAATTCCTTGACTTTGCAGATCACTTACCTCACTGTTCACTCTTGGTCGGAAAGCATTGTGTTCCAGAATGTAAAGCTTCTGTGGGTTTGGGATTTTCTTCAGAGACACTGCCACCTTGTCCAGTGATGACAAGTCAGAAATCTGACTTGAAAGAACTTGTGAAGGATAAACCAGTGAAAAGACATACTTTGACTAATACTGCACTTGAGCCCTTGTCTTTTGGGCAGGAAAGCTCTTTCCGTCACTCACATGCGTTATCATCTGCAGTGCTTACCTGTGCAGATGGTTTACATGTGGAAGATAAACAGAAAATCAGAGACAAAAATGTAATACCTGATACTCCTCCATCAACTCCTTTAGTACCCTCCCAGACTAGTTCTGAATGGGACATCAAAAAGTTAACTAAAAAGCTCAAGGGGGAGTTAGCCAAAGAATTTGCACCTGCAACACCCCCTTCTACACCTCACAACTCCTCTGTTGGTAGTTTGTCAGAGAACGAACAAAATACTATAGAAAAGGAAGAGTTCATGTTGAAACTCATGCGATCTCTGTCAGAAGAAGTTGAAAGCAGTGAAGGTGAAGAGCACCCCGAAATGGATGTGAAGTCAGAGTACTCGGGGAAGAAGGTTCAGTTTGCAGAAGCATTAGCTACACACATCATTTCTCTTGCAACTGAAATGGCGGCCTCCCATTTAGATCATGAAGTGACTCGAGAAGCCAAGGTTCAAACCCCTCACTTAAATGTGCGGAGTCAAAGAAGTGTGCTGCCTGCTTCTTTAAACCACTCAGAGGAAAACATGCAGACATGCAGCTTTGCAAGTGACATGGCAGCTGATGTCATTGCAGAAGCTGAGAACATTGCAAAAGCTACATGTTGTATGCTTTTCAGGCAGGAGAGGAACAGTTGTCATGTTGATGCTGGCCGAGATAAAGCAGAAGAGAAGCTGGGTGTGGAGAATGTCGCACATCCAAGAGAAGTAGATCAGTTTGTTCTTTCATTACCAAGTTGTACGCCAGGTCTGACATGCAGGTATCCCAGTTGTGAAAGTGTGACAGATGAATATGCAGGTCATGTTATCCAAGTGCTGAAACAGGAAGGGGGCAATGGTGAGCTAATCATGGATCAGTATGCCAGTAGACTGGCCTATCGATCTGTGAAGTCCGGAGTGCAAGAAGCAGCTAAGACTGTAAAACTGAAGTGCAGTTCAAAAATGTTCCCTTTGCACAAGTCTTCtgtgaaaataaacaaagaactgtTGATGTCCTCAAATAAAGAGCATCACCAGGAAGTagataaaaaaagacaaagaaaaagaagtggcGGCCATATTTGCAAATACCAACCATGTGAAAGGACACAGGATCCATGTAGAAACGAACTTTCTGGACTGTACAGTTTTTCAGCCTCTCTTGCTAGCATCATAACAAGAGATGTTAAGAAACAGCTGACAGCACCTACAGTTGACTTGCCACAATCCTCAACAGATTCTTATCTTTTTGAAAAAGCTACATGTATTGACAGGGGTGAGGATATTACTGAACCAGAATTTTTGAAGTCTCATCAACCTTTGCAAAACCATGCATTCTGCCAGAATACAGGCATCTTAAGTGGACATGGTCATGGAGAGAATGCTCAAGCTGTAGAACAGTATGCTAGAAAAGTAGTGGATGACACTTTAGAGCTAAGTTTAGGACCTACAGTTTCCCACATTCCAGAGACCACAACATCAGCAGATAGACTCACTTATGCAGAAAAATTGTCACCACTCATGAATGGAGCTTGTAGATACTGTGACCTTAAGGAACTCCATGGTTGTGGCAGAAGTCCCTCTCAGCCCCTTTTAaagcagagtgtgtgtgtaagtgctaAGCCAGGCTCACATTCAAAACTTAGTAGCATTCATCAGAAATCGAGAATTTTTCATCTTGATGTGCCTCAGATTCATGTTAATCTTGATAAAAGGGCAGTGCTTGCAGAGAAGATAGTTGCTGAAGCTAttgaaaaagcagagagagagctgagcaATACCAGTCTGGCAGCTGATAGTGGAATCGGACAAGATGGCATTAGCTTTGCTGAGAGCCTTACCACGGAAATCATGACATCAGCTATGACAAATGCTGAGCATGTTGTTAGCAG TTCAAAAGAAGTAGAAGATTTTCAGTCCACTGAGTCATTTGGCAGCCAGCAGCTGAATCTCAGTGTTGGTGAGGACAGTACTGGTAGCTGGTCCAACTTAAGTTTCGAGGATGACCATCCAGATGAAAGCAGCAGTTTTCATCATCTCAGTGAAAG TAATGGTAACAGCAGTAGCTGGAGCAGTCTTGGTTTAGAAGGAGATTTGTATGAGGACAATTTATCCTTTCCAACATCAGACAG tgATGGACCAGATGATAGAGATGAAGATCAGGAGGATGATGTGGAAG ATTTACAGCAAAATGGAAGGACTCTACTAATTACAAACATTGACATGGAGCTGGGAGCAGTAGACCCTCAACTAAGGATTATTCTTCAGTGGCTCGTTGCCTCTGAGGCTGACGTTGCAGAACTTTATTTCCATGACTCTTCAAAGAAGGAGTTTGTATTA CTTTCAAAACAGTTACAAG